The sequence CACTTATTTTTGGCCTGCAGTAGTTTCCCCTAGCATCTTCAATGGGCCACCATGGTTTTTGTTCTCTAGTGCTTTGCCAATATAAAATGGCACCATCTTCCAAAGAAATAGGAATAAGGGTGCCTTCAATGTCTCCGTAAAAAAGCTCAAATCCAAATCTAAAATGATAGTAATGAAGGGTTAGCTCCTTCGAAGGTATTTTAAGTCTTTCTAACAGTTTGTGCATTACGTCGGCCTTTTCGTAATATCCTTTAAAAACAAGAAGATTCCCCTCTTTCCACTATGCAATAAACTTTTTCTTGGAGGATTTAATTTTTGAAGCGGTTGATTTTTGAGAAGAAAGGCTTTCCTGCACTCTATTAGCTTCGCTAAATTCAAATTCACGATAACCTTTTGCCTTGGCTAAATCATTTAGAGCCTGACGGACCCAATGGGGATTGCGAATATTTTTTCTAAGGGTTGGGTCACCAACAAACTTTTAGGGAGCTAGCGCGGTGAATACTTCTGCTAGGCTTTTGCACGCAAAGTAGTAATTTCTGTTGTCAGCCTTAACTCTTACAGTTTTATTAAAAAGCTAAGAATCCATCCAATAATATTTTGTAGGGCCCCCTGATACCCCTTAATTTCAATCTTTACAATTTTGCCATTTGCGTTGACGTATGTTTTGGGCAAGCCTTCAATGTAAACTCTTTTCTGGGCATTTCTCAAGACTCTCACAATATTCACCTAGAATTAACATAAGCAATTGAATATAGCAGGAAAATACATAAATAAAATGGATTTATTTCTATATCTTTTTAGTTCTATTAAATTCAGTTATCTCTATGATATTTACTATTTAGAAATAAAAATTTTTGCAAATAAACAGAGTAGATTTATTCGAAAAAAATTGAGAAATATAATCTAGTGCTTTACGTTTATTGATTATTAAAATTTATGGTATAGAAATGACACCAACATTTACAGATTTCTTTAAATCTTTCTACTATTCTAACACCTACCTACCTCCTATAGATTTAAGTAAACAGTCCTTGTCAAAACATTTATTAGAAAAAAAAGATCCATTAGCTTCTGAAACTGTACAACGATTAATCTCTATACCAGAAGTGCAGCAGATTCTTTCTACCCCCATAACTTACGATAAAAATACGGCATTACAGAATAATGCGGTCCTCCAGAGACATGGCTTCAACTTATTGAGTAGCAAGCTAGATGTGATAGGGAATAAGATTTCTTTTTACAATGTTATTGCGCACGACGATTTACAAGAATGGGTCATCAAATCAGGTGCTGCAACAATTTCAAAAAATCATTTTGCACTTGGCCCTATGAACGATAGATATGAAATGGCCTTGCGTACGGCAGAAGATAGCATTTTAAGCATACAAATGTCTGTGAGAGTAGCTGCTATTGCCCGAGAAGCTAATATCGAGGTAATTATCCCTAAAAAAATGCTCGTTGCCTACACAGATTCCAGTGATATTATGGATGTCACTAAAAAATACTGCGTAGTTTGTGAAAAAATCGAGACATTAAGTATGGAAGAAACTGTTCAAGCTATTAAGGGAATGAGTGGACACGATCAAACGCTCCTGGCGCAAAGAATATCAACCATCGTACAGAGAGCTGGATTTGTGAATGCTTCTTTTGAAAACATACGTTTAACTGCCGAAGGAAAACTCGCTTTCATTGAGACGGAACCCACAGGGTTGATGGTCTTCAAGAAACCAGGTCTATGGAATAAATTTTTTGGTATAAAGGGCGCCAGTGTTGAAAAGTGTGCCCGGATTGGACTGTTTCAGCTGAAGAATCAAGCTTTAAACGCCACATATTGTGACAATCCTAGCCTAGTTGATCTAGAATTAGTTGAACCTGGCCTAGAAGCATTCCACAAACAAATAAAAAATGACTGTGCAAAGGTTTCAAATCCTCTATTTTCTAAACGAAAGATTGCATTGAGTATCGCGAGTCTTGGTTTAATTCCATTAATAAATGCCGTTATCGCTATAGTAAAAACCCAACTTACTGCTAGGGTTTTTAAAACGTTAAGCCAAATTGAAGAAAACCAAAAAAATATAGGCATGAAATTTGTGGTAGAAAAAATGCATGCA comes from Chlamydiales bacterium STE3 and encodes:
- a CDS encoding Uncharacterized protein (Product derived from UniProtKB/Trembl:F8KYF4); amino-acid sequence: MTPTFTDFFKSFYYSNTYLPPIDLSKQSLSKHLLEKKDPLASETVQRLISIPEVQQILSTPITYDKNTALQNNAVLQRHGFNLLSSKLDVIGNKISFYNVIAHDDLQEWVIKSGAATISKNHFALGPMNDRYEMALRTAEDSILSIQMSVRVAAIAREANIEVIIPKKMLVAYTDSSDIMDVTKKYCVVCEKIETLSMEETVQAIKGMSGHDQTLLAQRISTIVQRAGFVNASFENIRLTAEGKLAFIETEPTGLMVFKKPGLWNKFFGIKGASVEKCARIGLFQLKNQALNATYCDNPSLVDLELVEPGLEAFHKQIKNDCAKVSNPLFSKRKIALSIASLGLIPLINAVIAIVKTQLTARVFKTLSQIEENQKNIGMKFVVEKMHANSQTAASLDQKYLESQRNFNKQKQPLLKQFYTYIEGVPYIAKYPRLIQLKTIHFIS